In Streptomyces sp. SID8374, one genomic interval encodes:
- a CDS encoding glycoside hydrolase family 18 chitinase gives MSTDARWRRARSTRSTSPNKRSKALAGATALLLPLAAMVGLASPAEAAASATATYAKASDWGSGFEGRWTVKNTGTTTLTSWTVEWDFPANTKVTSAWDATVTNSANHWTAKNLGWNGTLAPGASASFGFNGSGSGAPTGCKLNGNPCDGGSTNPGDNAPSAPGKPTASDITNTSVKLTWAPATDDKGIKNYDVKRDGATVATVTGTTWTNTGLTAGTDYSYTVVARDTADQTGPASPATAVRTTGGGGGENPGGSGKINLGYFTNWGSYTVKDLVSSGSASKITHINYAFGNVQNGKCTIGDAYEDYEKSYTAANSVDGKADTWDQPLRGHFNQLRKLKAQYPHIKVLWSFGGWTWSGGFGQAVQNPTAFAQSCYDLVEDPRWADVFDGIDLDWEYPNACGLTCDSSGPASIKNMMQAMRAKFGPNNLLTAAITADGSNGGKLDAADYGGAAQYINWYDVMTYDYFGSWAAQGPTAPHSPLTSYPGIPAQGFNSADAIAKLKAKGVPASKLLLGIGFYGRGWTGVTQSAPGGSASGPAAGVEPGNQYYKVLKTTCPATGTIAGTAYAHCGNDWWSYDTPATVGTKMTWAKSQGLGGAFFWEFNGDTANGELVSAISNGLK, from the coding sequence TTGAGCACCGACGCACGATGGCGCAGAGCCAGATCGACCCGGAGCACCAGCCCGAACAAGCGGTCCAAAGCCCTCGCAGGCGCCACCGCACTGCTCCTCCCGCTGGCCGCCATGGTCGGCCTGGCCAGCCCCGCCGAGGCCGCGGCCTCGGCCACCGCCACCTACGCCAAGGCCTCCGACTGGGGCTCCGGCTTCGAGGGCAGGTGGACGGTGAAGAACACCGGCACCACCACGCTCACCTCCTGGACCGTCGAGTGGGACTTCCCCGCGAACACCAAGGTCACCTCGGCCTGGGACGCGACCGTCACCAACTCCGCCAACCACTGGACGGCGAAGAACCTCGGCTGGAACGGCACCCTGGCCCCCGGCGCATCCGCCTCCTTCGGCTTCAACGGCTCCGGCTCCGGCGCGCCCACCGGCTGCAAGCTCAACGGCAACCCCTGCGACGGCGGCTCCACCAACCCCGGTGACAACGCCCCCTCCGCCCCCGGCAAGCCCACCGCGAGCGACATCACCAACACCTCGGTGAAGCTCACCTGGGCGCCCGCCACGGACGACAAGGGCATCAAGAACTACGACGTCAAGCGCGACGGCGCCACCGTCGCCACGGTCACCGGCACCACCTGGACCAACACCGGTCTGACCGCAGGCACCGACTACAGCTACACCGTGGTCGCCCGCGACACCGCCGACCAGACCGGCCCGGCCTCCCCCGCCACGGCGGTCCGCACCACCGGCGGCGGTGGCGGCGAGAACCCCGGCGGCAGCGGCAAGATCAACCTGGGGTACTTCACCAACTGGGGCTCCTACACGGTGAAGGACCTGGTCTCCTCCGGCTCCGCCTCCAAGATCACGCACATCAACTACGCCTTCGGCAACGTGCAGAACGGCAAGTGCACGATCGGCGACGCGTACGAGGACTACGAGAAGTCCTACACGGCCGCCAACTCGGTCGACGGCAAGGCCGACACCTGGGACCAGCCGCTGCGCGGCCACTTCAACCAGCTGCGCAAGCTGAAGGCGCAGTACCCGCACATCAAGGTGCTGTGGTCCTTCGGCGGCTGGACCTGGTCCGGCGGCTTCGGCCAGGCCGTCCAGAACCCGACCGCGTTCGCCCAGTCCTGCTACGACCTGGTCGAGGACCCGCGCTGGGCCGATGTCTTCGACGGCATCGACCTGGACTGGGAGTACCCCAACGCCTGCGGTCTGACCTGTGACAGCAGCGGCCCGGCGTCGATCAAGAACATGATGCAGGCCATGCGCGCCAAGTTCGGCCCGAACAACCTGCTCACCGCGGCCATCACCGCCGACGGCTCCAACGGCGGCAAGCTGGACGCGGCCGACTACGGCGGCGCCGCGCAGTACATCAACTGGTACGACGTGATGACGTACGACTACTTCGGCAGCTGGGCCGCGCAGGGTCCGACGGCCCCGCACTCCCCGCTGACCTCGTACCCCGGCATCCCCGCCCAGGGCTTCAACTCGGCGGACGCGATCGCCAAGCTGAAGGCCAAGGGCGTCCCGGCCTCCAAGCTGCTGCTCGGCATCGGGTTCTACGGCCGCGGCTGGACCGGCGTCACCCAGTCCGCCCCCGGCGGCAGCGCCTCCGGCCCGGCGGCCGGTGTGGAGCCGGGCAACCAGTACTACAAGGTCCTGAAGACCACCTGCCCGGCCACCGGCACCATCGCGGGCACGGCGTACGCCCACTGCGGCAACGACTGGTGGAGCTATGACACCCCCGCGACCGTCGGCACCAAGATGACCTGGGCCAAGAGCCAGGGTCTGGGCGGCGCGTTCTTCTGGGAGTTCAACGGCGACACCGCCAACGGCGAACTCGTGAGCGCGATCAGCAACGGTCTGAAGTAG
- a CDS encoding nuclear transport factor 2 family protein gives MSRADDRFEIQDVLFRYARAVDRLDYAAIAACYFDDAVDVHGGYRGDAAGLVEDIRARHRTIDSSQHFISNVLVEFTEEDRADVESYCLCFLRQKPAEPGGQQDLAIIRCRYVDRFERRDGSWGIADRVVVFDESRVVSIVDGLAPDWVASRRDETDPVYTWGHLNPN, from the coding sequence ATGAGCCGCGCCGACGACCGTTTCGAGATCCAGGACGTCCTGTTCCGGTACGCCAGGGCGGTGGACCGACTGGACTACGCGGCCATCGCCGCCTGCTACTTCGACGACGCGGTCGACGTCCACGGCGGGTACAGGGGCGACGCCGCAGGGCTCGTCGAGGACATTCGGGCCCGCCACCGCACCATCGACTCCTCCCAGCACTTCATCTCCAACGTGCTCGTGGAGTTCACGGAGGAGGACCGTGCCGATGTCGAGTCGTACTGCCTGTGTTTCCTGCGGCAGAAACCCGCCGAGCCCGGCGGGCAGCAGGACCTGGCGATCATCCGCTGCCGGTACGTCGACCGGTTCGAGCGGCGCGACGGTTCCTGGGGCATCGCCGACCGGGTCGTCGTGTTCGACGAGTCGCGCGTCGTCAGCATCGTCGACGGCCTGGCCCCCGACTGGGTCGCATCGCGACGCGACGAAACCGACCCCGTGTACACCTGGGGACACCTGAACCCCAACTGA
- a CDS encoding amino acid ABC transporter ATP-binding protein, whose product MSTEPVLRMEAVRKSFGTSLVLRDVDLEVAPHTVTALIGASGSGKSTLLRCANLLEEVDDGAIWLEGEEITDPRTDADAVRRRIGVVFQAYNLFPHLTVLQNITLAPQRVHGLSRADAEAQARELLERLGLGTKADEYPDRLSGGQQQRTAIVRALAVRPRLLLLDEITAALDPELVGEVLGLVREVKDEGMTMVIATHEMAFAREVADQVCFLDAGVVLERGTPGEVFGAPREERTRKFLRRIVEAGRL is encoded by the coding sequence TACGTCGCTGGTGCTGCGGGATGTGGACCTGGAGGTGGCCCCGCACACGGTGACCGCGCTGATCGGCGCCTCGGGGTCGGGGAAGTCGACCCTGCTGCGCTGCGCCAACCTGCTGGAGGAGGTCGACGACGGGGCGATCTGGCTGGAGGGCGAGGAGATCACCGACCCCCGGACCGACGCGGACGCGGTGCGCCGGCGGATCGGCGTGGTCTTCCAGGCGTACAACCTCTTCCCGCACCTCACCGTCCTCCAGAACATCACCCTCGCCCCGCAGCGCGTCCACGGCCTCTCCCGCGCCGACGCCGAAGCGCAGGCACGCGAGCTGCTGGAGCGGCTCGGGCTCGGGACCAAGGCCGACGAGTACCCGGACCGGCTCAGCGGCGGCCAGCAGCAACGTACAGCAATCGTGAGGGCGTTGGCGGTACGGCCCCGGCTTCTTCTCCTGGACGAGATCACCGCCGCCCTCGACCCGGAGCTGGTGGGCGAGGTGCTCGGCCTGGTCCGCGAGGTGAAGGACGAGGGCATGACGATGGTGATCGCCACCCACGAGATGGCGTTCGCCCGCGAGGTCGCCGACCAGGTCTGCTTCCTGGACGCGGGGGTGGTGCTGGAACGCGGCACGCCGGGTGAGGTGTTCGGCGCGCCCCGGGAGGAGCGTACGCGGAAGTTCCTGCGGCGGATCGTGGAGGCGGGGCGGCTGTGA
- a CDS encoding MMPL family transporter: protein MSGAFGAGGTIATGTESARAQEQAELLGVGTPDLVLALTARDGGGRPSVAAGAGVVARVLAGEPAVRTVRSAATGDPWLSSRDGRTGLVTVSLSGSDGDRKEAASRLVPKARAAVPGMRVDASGASWATAEIDRQGGADLLRAELWAAPLVVLLLLLTYGSWAAAALPLVVAVPAVICCAPLLGLLAHVTDVSAFAVNAAAAIGFGLSIDFTVFVLARYREEHAKGMPRARALEVALDTSGRCVLCSAVVISSCLVAVAAIPVPLLRALALAGVAVTLLAALAALTVLPAALTLLGDRVDGADPLRRLRRDSIGGPSGFWRELARRVTARPAAAAVGALAVLVVMAWPATGLRLGAIDERTLAPTASSAAAAADVRGRFEVVPERVQVVVLERPDATLANYTAAVARLPHVGAVRVVPAAAAGGPGQAQPERRPAVVLVAATVGPDTPQGASLVDALRKTPAPGPVLVGGRAGQITDTTDAVRGALPWVAVAMCVFLLTALTVFTRSAVAPLKALAVAVISLAAGLGWIVWIFQSGHGADVLGGFTVTGSLDASLLLFTLAVVFGLSLDYEVFLLGRIREEFDRGLDNRTAVVTGISRTGRLMTSAAAALAISTAAIATSHVTILKLMGVGIASAAALDAILVRGILVPAVMTLLGPVNWWRPAHIGRRRRRGPRTAPSEAVAG from the coding sequence GTGTCCGGCGCCTTCGGTGCTGGGGGGACCATCGCCACCGGCACCGAGTCGGCCAGGGCTCAGGAACAGGCGGAGCTGCTGGGCGTCGGCACCCCGGATCTCGTGCTCGCGCTGACGGCCCGCGACGGGGGCGGGCGGCCGTCGGTCGCAGCGGGTGCCGGTGTTGTCGCCCGTGTGCTGGCGGGAGAGCCGGCTGTGCGTACGGTGCGGTCGGCTGCCACGGGGGACCCGTGGCTGAGCTCCCGTGACGGGCGCACCGGTTTGGTGACGGTCTCGCTGTCGGGCAGCGACGGCGACCGCAAGGAAGCGGCATCGCGTCTGGTGCCCAAGGCGCGGGCGGCCGTGCCGGGGATGCGGGTGGATGCCAGCGGGGCCTCGTGGGCGACGGCCGAGATCGACCGGCAGGGCGGGGCCGATCTGCTGAGGGCCGAACTCTGGGCCGCACCGCTCGTCGTGCTTCTCCTGTTGCTGACCTACGGTTCCTGGGCTGCGGCCGCGCTGCCGCTCGTGGTCGCGGTGCCGGCCGTCATCTGCTGTGCTCCGTTGCTGGGCCTGCTGGCCCACGTGACCGATGTGTCCGCGTTCGCGGTCAACGCGGCCGCGGCCATCGGCTTCGGTCTGTCGATCGACTTCACCGTGTTCGTCCTCGCCCGCTACCGCGAGGAGCACGCGAAGGGGATGCCGCGCGCCCGAGCACTGGAAGTAGCTCTTGATACATCGGGGCGCTGTGTGCTCTGTTCCGCCGTAGTGATCTCTTCATGCCTGGTAGCGGTGGCCGCCATCCCTGTTCCGCTGCTGCGTGCGCTGGCTCTTGCGGGTGTGGCGGTGACGCTGCTGGCGGCGCTGGCCGCGTTGACGGTGCTGCCGGCCGCGTTGACGCTGCTGGGTGATCGCGTCGATGGCGCCGACCCGCTGCGCCGGCTGCGCCGGGATTCCATCGGGGGGCCGAGCGGGTTCTGGCGCGAGCTCGCCCGCCGTGTCACCGCCCGGCCCGCGGCGGCGGCCGTAGGAGCGCTGGCGGTGCTGGTCGTGATGGCTTGGCCGGCAACGGGTCTGCGGTTGGGCGCGATCGACGAGCGGACGCTGGCACCGACGGCCTCGTCCGCCGCCGCGGCCGCGGACGTGCGCGGCCGCTTCGAGGTGGTTCCGGAGCGAGTCCAGGTGGTGGTCCTGGAACGGCCGGACGCGACCCTCGCGAACTACACGGCCGCCGTGGCCCGGCTGCCGCACGTGGGGGCGGTGCGCGTGGTGCCGGCCGCTGCGGCGGGCGGGCCCGGACAGGCGCAGCCGGAGCGGCGCCCGGCGGTGGTGCTGGTCGCGGCAACGGTGGGACCCGACACACCTCAGGGCGCGAGCCTGGTCGATGCGTTGCGGAAGACTCCCGCGCCCGGCCCGGTCCTGGTAGGTGGTCGGGCCGGGCAGATCACCGACACCACGGACGCGGTGCGCGGCGCGCTGCCGTGGGTGGCGGTGGCGATGTGCGTGTTCCTGCTGACGGCGCTCACCGTGTTCACCCGCAGTGCCGTGGCACCGCTGAAGGCGCTCGCGGTGGCAGTCATCAGCTTGGCCGCGGGCCTCGGATGGATTGTGTGGATCTTCCAGTCCGGACACGGGGCGGACGTGCTGGGCGGGTTCACGGTCACCGGTTCCCTCGACGCGAGTCTGCTGCTGTTCACCCTGGCCGTGGTGTTCGGCCTGTCCCTCGACTACGAAGTCTTCCTCCTCGGCAGGATCAGGGAGGAGTTCGACCGCGGCCTGGACAACCGTACGGCCGTCGTCACGGGCATCTCCCGCACCGGCCGGCTGATGACCTCGGCGGCAGCGGCCCTCGCCATCTCCACCGCCGCCATCGCGACCTCCCACGTGACCATCCTCAAACTCATGGGTGTAGGCATCGCCTCTGCGGCGGCCCTCGATGCGATCCTGGTCCGTGGAATCCTCGTTCCGGCAGTCATGACACTTCTCGGTCCCGTCAACTGGTGGAGACCCGCGCACATCGGACGACGTCGTCGACGCGGCCCGCGCACCGCCCCGAGTGAAGCCGTGGCGGGCTGA
- a CDS encoding FAD-dependent oxidoreductase encodes MSEPDSMETEYDYDVIVVGAGGAGLAASVSAAQAGARVLLLEAEDEIGGSTQLSAGLLTASATSVQESLGVKDSPRRMFQHYMDLNGWRVRPGPVRMFCEESSHLVEWLLELGVEIPAQVSRSAHEPGLTRAGVEDVWRGHVPKDQGYGLVQVLDRARARLAVDLALGSRVEDLVVRDGAVRGVVLEGEEATAPAVVMASGGLAADAELVRRFLPDAEIAGDALFVVAAPGSRGDHVGIAERHGLALFGQGWGLLLVTAEFQRFHHWQSGFPPASRIHVGLDGRRCMDEDAPYAVSPGILKDHGGWVWSVFDDDARRSLPPGYADWDAARILEEVAKGVVLRADTLEELASLMDVPPSHLSASVARFNGLFAEGTDEDFLRHESLAAKGADPHLAPIATGPFFAVRMLPAELVCTHTGLEVDARTRVLGTDGRALPGLYAAGEAAGGILGERYVGGGNSVAHALVLGRVAGREAAARAAASTSRIKEDSA; translated from the coding sequence ATGTCTGAGCCCGACAGCATGGAAACGGAATACGACTACGACGTCATCGTGGTCGGCGCCGGTGGCGCCGGCCTGGCGGCTTCCGTCTCCGCCGCCCAGGCCGGCGCGCGCGTGCTGCTGCTGGAGGCCGAGGACGAGATCGGCGGATCCACGCAGCTCTCCGCCGGCCTGCTGACCGCCTCGGCCACCAGCGTCCAGGAGAGCCTCGGAGTCAAGGACTCGCCGCGGCGCATGTTCCAGCACTACATGGACCTGAACGGCTGGCGGGTCCGGCCGGGCCCGGTCAGGATGTTCTGCGAGGAATCCAGCCACCTCGTCGAGTGGCTGCTCGAACTGGGCGTCGAGATACCCGCGCAGGTCTCGCGCAGTGCCCATGAGCCGGGGCTCACCCGCGCCGGGGTGGAGGACGTCTGGCGAGGCCACGTTCCCAAGGACCAGGGTTACGGATTGGTGCAGGTGCTCGACAGGGCCCGCGCACGGCTCGCTGTGGACCTGGCCCTCGGCAGTCGGGTGGAGGACCTGGTGGTCCGGGACGGCGCCGTCCGCGGCGTCGTCCTGGAAGGCGAGGAGGCCACCGCGCCGGCCGTCGTCATGGCCAGCGGCGGCCTCGCGGCCGACGCGGAACTGGTCCGCCGCTTCCTTCCCGATGCCGAGATCGCCGGCGACGCCCTGTTCGTGGTGGCCGCACCCGGCTCGCGGGGCGATCACGTCGGCATCGCCGAGCGCCACGGCCTCGCGCTGTTCGGCCAGGGCTGGGGCCTGCTCCTGGTGACCGCGGAGTTCCAGCGTTTCCACCACTGGCAGAGCGGATTCCCCCCGGCCTCGCGCATCCATGTCGGCCTCGACGGCCGACGCTGCATGGACGAGGACGCCCCGTACGCCGTCAGCCCCGGCATCCTCAAGGACCACGGCGGCTGGGTCTGGTCCGTGTTCGACGACGACGCCCGCAGATCGTTGCCCCCCGGCTACGCCGACTGGGACGCCGCCCGGATCCTGGAAGAGGTGGCCAAGGGCGTCGTGCTGCGCGCCGACACCCTGGAAGAACTCGCGAGCCTGATGGACGTGCCCCCGAGCCACCTTTCCGCAAGCGTCGCCCGCTTCAACGGACTGTTCGCCGAGGGCACCGACGAGGACTTCCTGCGCCACGAGTCACTCGCGGCCAAGGGCGCCGACCCGCACCTCGCGCCGATCGCGACCGGGCCCTTCTTCGCGGTGCGGATGCTCCCCGCCGAACTGGTCTGCACCCACACCGGCCTCGAGGTGGACGCCCGCACACGGGTGCTGGGCACCGACGGCCGGGCCCTGCCGGGACTCTACGCGGCCGGCGAAGCGGCCGGTGGAATCCTCGGCGAACGCTACGTCGGCGGCGGCAACTCCGTCGCCCACGCGCTGGTACTCGGCCGGGTCGCCGGCCGCGAGGCGGCCGCCCGCGCCGCTGCGTCGACATCACGCATCAAGGAGGACTCCGCATGA
- a CDS encoding pyridoxal-dependent decarboxylase — MSVTLGDDSFRSAIGEVAAILEDYWEDLREERLPVTPDLRPGDVRAMLPDRVPVHGEPIRDVLADVRRVVMPGLVHWQHPSFLGYYPTQTSPASVVGELLASGLAVQHMMWSTGPAATELEEAVLDQLAVALGLPERFLSGGNGGGVLQDSASSAVLVAVVAALYRASGGRWREHGAEGRYRLYCTDQANSCVPKASRIAGLGEPVLIATTAGTCEMDPRALRERLAADRAAGVVPAIVVASVGTTGTCAIDPVAAVAAVCREFAAWLHVDAAYAGSAAVCPENRWINEGVEHADSYAVNCHKWLLTGPPCDAMWVADRHSLTAAMDIRPAFLRNQASDSGDVTDFRDWQVPLMHPFRALKLWFVLRTHGVEGLRAHIREQLSHAALFADLVRESPGFELVSHSLGLVCFRLSGDNSRTERLRTDLDATHQILVTPTTVDGRYILRAALGSRLASRTSVRKAWALVREVAASIPDDRPTSSETSATPSVGAR, encoded by the coding sequence ATGTCGGTGACTCTTGGTGATGATTCGTTCCGCAGTGCAATCGGTGAGGTCGCAGCGATCCTCGAGGACTACTGGGAGGACCTGCGCGAGGAACGTCTGCCGGTGACGCCGGACCTTCGCCCCGGTGACGTACGGGCGATGCTGCCCGACCGCGTACCGGTGCACGGCGAGCCGATCCGTGACGTGCTGGCCGATGTACGGCGTGTGGTGATGCCCGGTCTCGTGCACTGGCAGCACCCGTCGTTCCTCGGCTACTACCCCACCCAGACCAGTCCGGCGTCAGTGGTCGGCGAGCTGTTGGCCTCCGGTCTGGCGGTCCAGCACATGATGTGGTCCACCGGCCCGGCCGCCACCGAACTCGAGGAAGCGGTACTGGACCAACTCGCGGTCGCGCTGGGCCTGCCGGAGCGATTCCTCAGCGGCGGGAACGGCGGCGGGGTCCTGCAGGACTCCGCGTCATCGGCGGTCCTGGTGGCTGTGGTCGCCGCCCTGTACCGGGCCTCGGGCGGGCGCTGGCGCGAGCACGGCGCCGAGGGGCGCTACCGTCTGTACTGCACCGACCAGGCGAACTCCTGTGTCCCCAAGGCCTCGCGCATCGCCGGCCTGGGAGAACCGGTGCTGATCGCTACCACGGCCGGCACCTGCGAGATGGACCCCCGCGCCCTGCGCGAGCGACTGGCAGCCGATCGCGCCGCCGGCGTCGTACCCGCGATCGTGGTCGCCTCCGTCGGCACCACGGGCACCTGCGCCATCGACCCGGTCGCCGCCGTCGCCGCCGTGTGCCGCGAGTTCGCGGCCTGGCTGCACGTGGACGCCGCCTACGCCGGGTCGGCGGCTGTTTGCCCGGAGAACCGCTGGATCAACGAGGGCGTCGAGCACGCCGACTCCTACGCCGTGAACTGCCACAAGTGGCTGCTCACAGGACCGCCCTGCGACGCCATGTGGGTGGCCGACCGGCACAGCCTGACCGCCGCCATGGACATCCGCCCGGCCTTCCTCCGCAACCAGGCCAGCGACTCGGGCGATGTCACCGACTTCCGGGACTGGCAGGTGCCGCTGATGCACCCCTTCCGCGCCTTGAAGCTGTGGTTCGTGCTGCGCACCCACGGCGTCGAGGGCCTGCGCGCGCACATCCGCGAACAGCTTTCCCACGCCGCGCTCTTCGCCGACCTGGTCCGGGAGAGCCCCGGCTTCGAACTCGTCTCGCACTCACTCGGGCTGGTGTGCTTCCGTCTCTCCGGCGACAACTCCCGCACCGAGCGCCTGCGTACGGATCTCGACGCCACCCATCAGATCCTGGTGACGCCCACCACCGTCGACGGCCGCTACATCCTGCGTGCGGCCCTGGGCTCGCGCCTGGCGTCCCGGACGTCCGTGCGCAAGGCCTGGGCGCTGGTCCGCGAGGTCGCCGCCTCGATCCCCGACGACCGGCCCACGTCATCCGAAACCTCGGCGACACCCTCGGTAGGCGCCCGGTAA
- a CDS encoding acyl-CoA synthetase produces the protein MTGVRSSTVDGVLTRSARRTPERTAVRYGGRAWTYGALDAAVSTAAAVLTGEHALRPGDRVASYAHNSDVCLIAFLACARAGLVHVPVNQNLTGDDLAYLLDQSGSALVLTDPDLADRIPAGPPARALRDAPGSLLDALDTELPFTPERAPGSGDLVQLLYTSGTTALPKGAMMTHGALVHEYVSAITALGLAAGDRPVHSLPLYHSAQMHVFLLPYLAVGAENTILDAPDAGRIFDLVEAGLADSLFAPPTVWIGLSNHPDFATRDLSALRKAYYGASIMPVPVLERLRARLPNLAFYNCFGQSEIGPLATVLGPDEHEGRMESCGRPVLFVEARVVDEEGREVPDGTPGEVVYRSPQLCTGYWDKPEETADAFRDGWFRSGDLAVRDAEGYFTVVDRVKDVINSGGVLVASRQVEDALYTHPAVAETAVIGLPDERWIEAVTAVVVLRGEASDTELIDHARERLAHFKAPKRVVFVDQLPRNASGKILKRELRDRLA, from the coding sequence ATGACCGGTGTACGCAGCAGCACAGTCGACGGCGTCCTCACCCGCAGCGCCCGCCGCACCCCGGAACGGACCGCCGTGCGGTACGGCGGGCGGGCCTGGACCTACGGGGCACTCGACGCGGCGGTCTCCACCGCGGCCGCCGTCCTGACCGGCGAACACGCGCTGCGCCCCGGCGACCGGGTGGCCTCGTACGCCCACAACTCCGATGTCTGTCTGATCGCCTTCCTCGCCTGCGCCCGGGCCGGGCTCGTCCACGTCCCCGTCAACCAGAACCTCACCGGCGACGACCTGGCCTACCTGCTGGACCAGTCAGGCTCCGCCCTCGTCCTCACCGACCCGGACCTCGCCGACCGCATCCCCGCGGGCCCTCCCGCGCGCGCCCTGCGCGACGCGCCCGGCTCACTCCTCGACGCCCTGGACACCGAGCTCCCCTTCACCCCGGAGCGCGCCCCCGGCTCCGGCGACCTGGTGCAGCTGCTCTACACCTCCGGGACCACCGCCCTCCCCAAGGGCGCGATGATGACGCACGGGGCCCTGGTCCACGAGTACGTCAGCGCGATCACCGCCCTCGGCCTGGCGGCCGGTGACCGGCCCGTGCACTCGCTGCCGCTCTACCACTCCGCCCAGATGCATGTGTTCCTGCTGCCGTATCTGGCGGTCGGGGCGGAGAACACCATCCTGGACGCCCCCGACGCGGGCCGGATCTTCGACCTGGTCGAAGCGGGCCTGGCCGACAGCCTGTTCGCCCCGCCCACGGTCTGGATCGGCCTCTCCAACCACCCGGACTTCGCCACCCGCGACCTCTCCGCCCTCCGCAAGGCGTACTACGGGGCGTCGATCATGCCCGTACCCGTCCTGGAACGGCTGCGCGCCCGCCTGCCGAACCTGGCGTTCTACAACTGCTTCGGCCAGAGCGAGATCGGCCCCCTCGCCACCGTCCTCGGCCCGGACGAGCACGAGGGCCGGATGGAGTCCTGCGGCCGGCCCGTCCTCTTCGTGGAGGCCCGCGTCGTCGACGAGGAGGGGCGCGAGGTCCCGGACGGCACCCCGGGCGAGGTGGTCTACCGCTCGCCCCAACTCTGCACCGGTTACTGGGACAAGCCCGAGGAGACGGCGGACGCCTTCCGCGACGGCTGGTTCCGCTCCGGCGACCTCGCGGTCCGCGACGCCGAGGGCTACTTCACCGTCGTCGACCGGGTGAAGGACGTCATCAACTCCGGCGGTGTCCTGGTCGCCTCCCGCCAGGTGGAGGACGCCCTCTACACCCACCCCGCCGTCGCCGAGACAGCGGTCATCGGCCTGCCCGACGAGCGCTGGATCGAGGCCGTCACCGCCGTCGTCGTCCTGCGAGGCGAGGCGAGCGACACCGAACTCATCGACCACGCCCGCGAACGGCTCGCCCACTTCAAGGCGCCCAAGCGGGTCGTCTTCGTGGACCAGCTCCCGCGCAACGCCAGCGGGAAGATTCTCAAGCGGGAGCTGCGGGACCGGCTGGCCTGA
- a CDS encoding WS/DGAT domain-containing protein: protein MHEHDAATAAGERWFDYAAAHPHSSLEIGGAAVVAGPTPSTAELHALIDLIRAAHPPLRDRARVRGASAGGPAEPAEHLQEVVLPARGGDVALHAAIERVSAQPLTDVSWGMTLLHGHRDNEFALLLRAHHGLLDGMSLIGITLAAVREAGLPQRRAAPAPPPSWTTARVRALVRAVAGLALPARAISLGPTRGQAPTGPPKRLWAPTSLPRMKAIALAAGTSLNDVYLAALAGALRPGLPDRAAGTVRAMVPLNTRRGSTRAALGNFHRGVPVALPCHLHSAAERLTATHLATANIRTGRRDPDADVLFETLPTRWHGRALAWALQPRRTTLVATHVPGPARPLELDGHSIDTLLPLMFLPAGHHLSVCLGEYAGTAHLAVVADPSLPGIDELPTRWLAELDAFEAAFTPPRQPPVADARSAR, encoded by the coding sequence GTGCACGAACATGACGCAGCGACCGCGGCGGGCGAACGCTGGTTCGACTACGCGGCCGCGCACCCGCATTCGAGCTTGGAGATCGGCGGAGCGGCCGTGGTCGCCGGCCCCACACCTTCGACCGCCGAGTTGCACGCGTTGATCGACTTGATCCGGGCGGCCCACCCGCCGCTGCGCGACCGGGCCCGCGTACGGGGCGCGAGCGCGGGAGGCCCGGCCGAGCCCGCCGAGCACCTCCAGGAGGTCGTACTGCCCGCGCGCGGCGGTGACGTCGCGCTGCACGCGGCGATCGAGCGCGTGAGCGCCCAGCCGCTGACGGACGTCTCCTGGGGCATGACCCTGCTCCACGGTCACCGCGACAACGAGTTCGCTCTGCTCCTTCGCGCCCACCACGGCCTGCTGGACGGCATGTCCCTCATCGGGATCACGCTCGCCGCGGTTCGGGAAGCCGGCCTTCCGCAGCGCCGCGCGGCTCCCGCGCCCCCACCCTCCTGGACGACCGCACGCGTGCGCGCCCTGGTACGCGCGGTCGCCGGCCTCGCGCTGCCCGCGCGCGCCATCAGCCTCGGCCCCACACGCGGCCAGGCCCCGACCGGCCCGCCCAAGCGCCTGTGGGCTCCTACCTCGCTGCCTCGTATGAAGGCCATCGCGCTGGCGGCCGGCACCAGTCTCAACGACGTCTACCTGGCCGCCCTCGCCGGCGCCCTGCGCCCCGGCCTGCCCGACCGTGCCGCAGGTACCGTACGGGCGATGGTCCCGCTCAATACCCGGCGCGGCAGCACGAGAGCCGCGTTGGGCAACTTCCACCGCGGCGTCCCCGTCGCCCTGCCCTGCCACCTGCACTCGGCTGCCGAGCGGCTGACCGCCACACACCTGGCCACCGCGAACATCCGGACCGGCCGCCGCGACCCCGACGCGGACGTCCTGTTCGAGACCCTGCCCACGCGCTGGCACGGCAGGGCCCTGGCGTGGGCCCTGCAACCGCGGCGCACCACACTGGTGGCCACCCATGTCCCCGGCCCCGCACGTCCCCTCGAACTCGACGGCCACAGCATCGACACCTTGCTGCCGCTGATGTTCCTGCCCGCAGGACACCATCTGTCGGTCTGCCTGGGCGAATACGCCGGAACCGCGCACCTGGCCGTCGTCGCCGATCCCAGCCTGCCCGGCATCGACGAACTCCCCACCCGCTGGCTCGCGGAACTCGACGCGTTCGAAGCCGCCTTCACGCCACCCCGGCAACCTCCGGTTGCCGACGCCCGGTCTGCGCGGTGA